The Macaca fascicularis isolate 582-1 chromosome 11, T2T-MFA8v1.1 genome includes a region encoding these proteins:
- the LOC102134038 gene encoding taste receptor type 2 member 46, with translation MQEPTPDTIPAFKKFLFVCSDMITFLPIIFFILVVVTFVIGNFANGFIALVNSTEWVKRQKISFADQILTALAVSRIGLLWVLLLHWYSVVLNPAFYSVEVRTTTYNVWAVTSHFSNWFATSLSIFYLLKIANFSNLMFLHLKRRVKSVILVMLLGPLLFLVCHLFVININHIVQTKEYEGNMTGKIKLRSAMYLSDATVTTLVNLVPFTLTLISFLLLVCSLFKHLKKMQLHGKGSQDPSTKVHIKALQTVISFLLLCAIYFVFLIISALSFESRDNKPVFMICEAVTFSYPSTHPFILIWGNKKLKQTFLSVLRQVRYWVKGQKPSSP, from the coding sequence ATGCAGGAACCAACTCCGGACACAAtaccagcatttaaaaaatttctttttgtctgTTCAGACATGATAACTTTTCTACccatcatttttttcattctagtAGTGGTTACATTTGTTATTGGAAATTTTGCTAATGGCTTCATAGCATTGGTAAATTCCACTGAGTGGGTCAAGAGACAAAAGATCTCCTTTGCTGACCAAATTCTCACTGCTCTGGCGGTCTCCAGAATTGGTTTGCTCTGGGTGTTATTATTACATTGGTATTCAGTTGTGTTGAATCCAGCTTTTTATAGTGTAGAGGTAAGAACTACCACTTACAATGTCTGGGCAGTAACCAGCCATTTCAGCAACTGGTTTGCTACTAGCCTCAGCATATTTTATTTGCTCAAGATTGCCAATTTCTCCAACCTTATGTTTCTTCACTTAAAGAGGAGAGTTAAGAGTGTCATTCTGGTGATGCTGTTGGGGCCTTTGCTATTTTTGGTTTGTCATCTTTTTGTCATAAACATAAATCATATTGTACAGACAAAAGAATATGAAGGAAACATGACTGGGAAGATCAAATTGAGGAGTGCAATGTACCTTTCAGATGCGACTGTAACCACGCTAGTAAACTTAGTACCCTTCACTCTGACCCTAATATCTTTTCTGCTGTTAGTCTGTTCTCTGTTTAAACATCTGAAGAAGATGCAGCTTCATGGCAAAGGATCTCAGGATCCCAGCACCAAGGTCCACATAAAAGCTTTGCAAACTGTGATCTCTTTCCTCTTGCTATGTGCCATTTACTTTGTGTTTCTAATCATATCAGCTTTGAGTTTTGAGAGTCGGGATAACAAACCTGTCTTCATGATCTGTGAAGCTGTTACATTCAGCTATCCTTCAACCCACCCATTCATACTGATTTGGGGAAACAAGAAGCTAAAGCAgacttttctttcagttttgcgGCAAGTGAG